A single window of Mycobacteriales bacterium DNA harbors:
- the plsX gene encoding phosphate acyltransferase PlsX, giving the protein MTRVALDLLGGDSAPDCVVDGALLVADSSPDVEVLLVGPVDVAETLLRDRGASGRFALVQATEVVGMDEDPARAIRSKRDATVRVAARLVRDGAADAVVSVGSTGAALAAALFTLGRLPGVSRPALAAVIPAPGGHLVLLDAGANPDGSVELLTQFALAGHAFAQVRLGIASPRVGLLSIGAEPGKGDALRKEAFAALSALPVDFVGCVEGGDVPHGGRADVVVTDGFTGNVLLKGLEGAAAMLTDAVVDALTATPERAAASKDLLPVLVEATAGMQPDVLGGAVLLGVNGVCVVGHGGSSPQAVAACVGVAGQAVREGLVPRVAAALLELKEASA; this is encoded by the coding sequence GTGACCCGGGTCGCTCTCGATCTCCTCGGAGGCGACAGCGCCCCGGACTGCGTGGTCGACGGCGCCCTGCTCGTCGCCGACAGCAGCCCTGACGTCGAGGTCCTCCTCGTCGGCCCGGTCGACGTCGCCGAGACGCTGCTGCGCGACCGCGGGGCCAGTGGCCGCTTCGCGCTCGTCCAGGCCACCGAGGTCGTCGGCATGGACGAGGACCCGGCCCGGGCGATCCGCAGCAAGCGCGACGCGACCGTCCGGGTCGCTGCGCGGCTGGTCCGTGACGGCGCGGCCGACGCGGTCGTCTCCGTCGGCTCGACCGGCGCGGCCCTCGCGGCCGCGCTGTTCACCCTCGGTCGGCTGCCCGGTGTCAGCCGACCCGCGCTCGCCGCGGTCATCCCGGCCCCGGGCGGCCACCTCGTCCTGCTCGACGCCGGCGCCAACCCGGACGGCTCGGTCGAGCTGCTGACGCAGTTCGCGCTCGCCGGTCACGCCTTCGCCCAGGTCCGCCTCGGGATCGCCTCGCCGCGGGTCGGGCTGCTGTCGATCGGCGCCGAGCCCGGCAAGGGCGACGCGCTGCGCAAGGAGGCCTTCGCGGCCCTGTCCGCGCTGCCGGTCGACTTCGTCGGCTGCGTCGAGGGCGGCGACGTCCCTCACGGCGGCAGGGCCGACGTCGTCGTCACCGACGGCTTCACCGGCAACGTGCTCCTCAAGGGCCTCGAGGGCGCGGCGGCGATGCTCACCGACGCCGTCGTCGACGCGCTCACCGCCACCCCGGAGCGGGCCGCTGCCTCGAAGGACCTGCTGCCCGTGCTCGTCGAGGCGACCGCGGGCATGCAGCCCGACGTGCTGGGCGGGGCGGTGCTGCTCGGCGTCAACGGGGTGTGCGTCGTCGGCCACGGCGGGTCGAGCCCGCAGGCCGTCGCGGCGTGCGTCGGCGTGGCGGGGCAGGCGGTGCGAGAGGGTCTGGTCCCGAGGGTCGCCGCGGCCCTGCTCGAGCTGAAGGAAGCCAGCGCATGA
- a CDS encoding aminotransferase class V-fold PLP-dependent enzyme, with protein MERETGRLTELTAAVLPALDAFLRGDHAPLEHRDDPPGSWRAALAGTLPVQGLPADDVVRLLADVVVPHGSPMSDHGFLGFITAPGTTVPTVAALVQSVVANQRYMDSCGSLLERQALRWTADLLGLPDHGDGVISSDGSAATLVALGAARQRAFEARGVDVAAAGLPTGAEPVVYASAEAHHCVLKAAAVLGLGRHAVRLVDVDDRVRMRVDHLAELLGADLAAGRVPVAVVATTGTTATGSIDPVREIADLCAQHDVWLHVDGAYGAWAVLDERVAPLFAGWEAAGSVLVDAHKWLGTPIGAGLLLVRDPALLERAFTGEPSPYLQDAAHDDRSFYGDLATRWDERGLELSAPARGVMVWAALLELGRAGVTEVVRTDNDRAWRLAQLVRDHDELELLVEPDLSVVCLRYVAGVPSEGLDLLNARLLERLRRETPYAPSPARPHGRFAIRPVFLNARTRDDDVEGLLAEVVRLGRELATP; from the coding sequence GTGGAGCGGGAGACAGGTCGCCTCACCGAGCTGACAGCCGCGGTGCTGCCCGCCCTCGACGCCTTCCTCAGGGGCGACCACGCGCCCCTCGAGCACCGCGACGACCCGCCGGGGTCGTGGCGTGCTGCGCTGGCAGGGACGCTCCCCGTGCAGGGCCTGCCTGCGGACGACGTCGTCCGGTTGCTCGCGGACGTCGTCGTGCCTCACGGCAGCCCGATGTCCGACCACGGCTTCCTCGGCTTCATCACCGCACCGGGCACGACGGTCCCGACCGTGGCGGCACTTGTGCAGTCCGTCGTCGCCAACCAGCGCTACATGGACAGCTGCGGCAGCCTGCTCGAGCGCCAGGCGCTCCGGTGGACGGCCGACCTGCTGGGGCTGCCGGACCACGGCGACGGGGTCATCAGCTCGGACGGCTCGGCCGCGACTCTCGTCGCGCTCGGCGCCGCCCGGCAGAGGGCCTTCGAGGCCCGCGGCGTCGACGTCGCCGCCGCGGGCCTGCCGACGGGGGCCGAGCCGGTCGTCTACGCCAGCGCCGAAGCGCACCACTGCGTCCTCAAGGCGGCTGCGGTCCTGGGCCTGGGTCGCCACGCGGTGCGGCTGGTCGACGTCGACGACCGGGTCCGGATGCGCGTCGACCACCTCGCCGAGCTGCTCGGCGCCGACCTCGCCGCCGGTCGGGTGCCCGTCGCCGTGGTCGCCACCACGGGCACGACGGCGACCGGCTCGATCGACCCCGTCCGTGAGATCGCCGACCTGTGCGCGCAGCACGACGTCTGGCTGCACGTCGACGGTGCCTACGGCGCGTGGGCGGTGCTCGACGAGCGGGTAGCCCCGCTCTTCGCAGGGTGGGAAGCCGCCGGGTCGGTGCTCGTCGACGCCCACAAGTGGCTGGGCACCCCGATCGGCGCCGGGCTGCTGCTGGTCCGCGACCCCGCGCTCCTCGAGCGCGCGTTCACCGGCGAGCCGAGCCCCTACCTGCAGGACGCAGCCCATGACGACCGCTCCTTCTACGGCGACCTCGCGACCCGCTGGGACGAGCGCGGTCTGGAGCTGTCTGCGCCCGCCCGTGGCGTCATGGTCTGGGCCGCCCTGCTCGAGCTCGGACGGGCCGGCGTCACGGAGGTGGTCCGCACCGACAACGACCGCGCCTGGCGGCTCGCGCAGCTCGTGCGCGACCACGACGAGCTCGAGCTGCTCGTCGAACCGGACCTCTCCGTCGTCTGCCTGCGCTACGTCGCCGGTGTCCCGTCCGAGGGGCTCGACCTGCTCAACGCCCGGCTGCTCGAGCGGCTGCGCCGGGAGACGCCCTACGCGCCCTCACCGGCGCGCCCGCACGGGCGCTTCGCGATCCGCCCCGTCTTCCTCAACGCCCGCACCCGCGACGACGACGTCGAGGGCCTGCTCGCCGAGGTCGTGCGCCTCGGTCGGGAGCTCGCCACCCCCTGA
- the smc gene encoding chromosome segregation protein SMC — protein sequence MHLKSLTLKGFKSFASPTTLRFEPGITCVVGPNGSGKSNVVDAIAWVLGEQGAKALRGGKMEDVIFAGTPGRPPLGRAEVTLTIDNTDGALPIDYAEVSVTRLMFRDGASEYAINGTKCRLVDIQELMSDSGIGRELHVVVGQGQLDAVLSARPEDRRAFIEEAAGVLKHKKRKEKALRKLDAMQANLTRLQDLTSELTRQLKPLGRQAEVARRAAQVQADLRDAKLRLLADDLLQLRATLDAEVRDETALRQRRAEVERDLAGLQERETVLDEAVAEQAPRLTRAQETWYRLSALEERLRGTAQLASERHRHLTSELPEEARQGRDPEQLDAEAASVRGQERDLAEQIAADGVRLTDAVTRRTDAEAALATEEKALVAARRAVADRREGLARLTGQVGALRSRAAAAEAELGRIAASLADAEARVLRAQSDLQTLQGEAGGLDEGETDLDARHEAAEVVRSTAADKLAALQVQEREVERDRSTWAARRDALSLSLARKDGSAALLGTDGVLGSVASIVSVQAGHEAAVAAALGAVADAVAVASPADAARALQRLKDDDSGRAGLLVGGGPLVDEPAWPALPTGAQWAVDLVDVPSSLRPAVVRALHQVAVVASLDEARHLVEQHPSVRAVTAEGDLLGAHWAVGGSASAPSLLEVQAAVDEATAAHDEAQHRLERLGFELATATGELAAATAEVENALVALHESDARMAALSEQLGLLASAARSAEAEAGRLQQARVRAEEARDKDLSGLAELEERLALAEQAPTEEEPSTDLRDRLAGEASAARTAETEARLAVRTGEERAKALAGRAESLERAARQERAARERLVELREQRARGAVIAADVARGAQEALGRIGASLAAAAVEREQAQAARTVTEGEQLALRARSRELSAELDRLTDVVHRDEVARAEQRMRIETLESRAVEEWAVPLEQLQADYGPEVAVLTFLEDGSPGEPVPYDRTEQEKRAGSAERALALLGKVNPLALEEYAALEERAAFLSTQLEDLKATRRDLLTVVKDVDERIHDVFQSAYEDTAREFVHVFATLFPGGEGKLVLTDPGDLLTTGIEVMARPAGKKVSRLSLLSGGERSLTAIALLVAIFRARPSPFYVMDEVEAALDDRNLGRLLEALEGLRESSQLIVITHQKRTMEIADALYGVTMRGDGVSTVVSQRLREREPA from the coding sequence GTGCACCTCAAGAGCCTCACGCTGAAGGGCTTCAAGTCCTTCGCGTCACCGACGACCCTGCGCTTCGAGCCGGGCATCACCTGCGTCGTGGGGCCCAACGGGTCCGGCAAGTCCAACGTCGTCGACGCGATCGCCTGGGTGCTCGGCGAGCAGGGCGCCAAGGCGCTGCGCGGCGGCAAGATGGAGGACGTCATCTTCGCCGGCACGCCCGGCCGGCCGCCGCTCGGGCGGGCCGAGGTGACGCTGACCATCGACAACACCGACGGCGCGCTGCCGATCGACTACGCCGAGGTCAGCGTGACCCGGCTGATGTTCCGTGACGGCGCGTCGGAGTACGCCATCAACGGCACCAAGTGCCGGCTGGTCGACATCCAGGAGCTGATGAGCGACAGCGGCATCGGCCGCGAGCTGCACGTCGTCGTCGGGCAGGGCCAGCTCGACGCGGTGCTGTCCGCGCGGCCCGAGGACCGGCGCGCCTTCATCGAGGAGGCCGCGGGTGTCCTCAAGCACAAGAAGCGCAAGGAGAAGGCCCTGCGCAAGCTCGACGCGATGCAGGCCAACCTCACCCGCCTGCAGGACCTCACCTCCGAGCTGACGCGTCAGCTCAAGCCGCTCGGCCGGCAGGCGGAGGTCGCCCGTCGGGCCGCTCAGGTGCAGGCCGACCTGCGCGACGCCAAGCTCCGGCTGCTCGCCGACGACCTGCTGCAGCTGCGCGCGACCCTCGACGCAGAGGTCCGCGACGAGACCGCGCTGCGCCAGCGCCGGGCCGAGGTCGAGCGCGACCTCGCCGGGCTCCAGGAGCGCGAGACGGTCCTGGACGAGGCCGTGGCCGAGCAGGCGCCGCGGCTCACCCGGGCGCAGGAGACGTGGTACCGCCTGTCCGCGCTCGAGGAGCGGCTGCGCGGCACCGCCCAGCTCGCCTCCGAGCGGCACCGCCACCTCACCTCCGAGCTGCCCGAGGAGGCCCGGCAGGGCCGCGACCCTGAGCAGCTCGACGCCGAGGCCGCATCGGTGCGCGGGCAGGAGCGCGATCTGGCGGAGCAGATCGCCGCCGACGGGGTGCGGCTCACCGACGCCGTGACCCGCCGCACCGACGCCGAGGCCGCCCTCGCGACCGAGGAGAAGGCCCTGGTCGCCGCCCGGCGCGCGGTCGCCGACCGCCGCGAGGGGCTGGCCCGGCTCACCGGGCAGGTCGGCGCGCTGCGGTCCCGCGCCGCGGCCGCCGAGGCCGAGCTCGGCCGCATCGCCGCGTCGCTCGCTGACGCCGAGGCCCGCGTGCTGCGCGCGCAGTCCGACCTCCAGACCCTGCAGGGCGAGGCCGGTGGGCTCGACGAGGGCGAGACCGACCTCGACGCGCGCCACGAGGCCGCCGAGGTCGTCCGGTCCACCGCCGCCGACAAGCTCGCCGCCCTGCAGGTGCAGGAGCGCGAGGTCGAGCGCGACCGCAGCACCTGGGCCGCGCGGCGCGACGCGCTGTCGCTGTCACTGGCCCGCAAGGACGGCAGCGCCGCGCTGCTCGGCACCGACGGCGTCCTCGGATCGGTCGCCTCCATCGTCAGCGTGCAGGCAGGTCACGAGGCTGCCGTCGCCGCGGCCCTGGGGGCTGTCGCCGACGCGGTCGCCGTCGCCTCCCCGGCCGACGCCGCCCGCGCCCTGCAGCGGCTCAAGGACGACGACTCCGGCCGGGCCGGCCTGCTCGTCGGAGGCGGGCCGCTCGTCGACGAGCCAGCCTGGCCCGCCCTGCCCACCGGCGCCCAGTGGGCGGTCGACCTCGTCGACGTCCCCTCATCGCTGCGCCCCGCGGTGGTCCGCGCGCTGCACCAGGTCGCCGTCGTCGCGTCCCTCGACGAGGCCCGCCACCTCGTCGAGCAGCACCCCTCGGTGCGGGCCGTCACCGCCGAGGGCGACCTGCTCGGCGCTCACTGGGCCGTGGGTGGCTCGGCCTCCGCGCCCTCGCTGCTCGAGGTGCAGGCGGCCGTCGACGAGGCCACCGCAGCCCACGACGAGGCCCAGCACCGCCTCGAGCGCCTCGGCTTCGAGCTCGCCACCGCAACCGGCGAGCTGGCCGCCGCGACCGCCGAGGTCGAGAACGCGCTGGTCGCCCTGCACGAGTCCGACGCCCGGATGGCCGCGCTGTCCGAGCAGCTCGGCCTGCTCGCGTCCGCCGCCCGCTCCGCCGAGGCCGAGGCCGGTCGCCTGCAGCAGGCCCGGGTGCGCGCCGAGGAGGCTCGCGACAAGGACCTCTCCGGCCTCGCCGAGCTCGAGGAGCGGCTCGCCTTGGCAGAGCAGGCCCCCACGGAGGAGGAGCCCTCCACGGATCTGCGCGACCGGCTCGCCGGCGAGGCCTCCGCTGCCCGCACCGCCGAGACCGAGGCGCGCCTCGCGGTCCGCACCGGCGAGGAGCGCGCCAAGGCGCTGGCCGGCCGGGCCGAGTCGCTCGAGCGGGCCGCCCGTCAGGAACGGGCCGCCCGCGAGCGGCTCGTCGAGCTGCGCGAGCAGCGTGCCCGTGGTGCCGTGATCGCCGCGGACGTCGCGCGCGGGGCGCAAGAGGCGCTGGGCCGGATCGGCGCCTCGCTCGCCGCTGCAGCCGTCGAGCGCGAGCAGGCCCAGGCCGCGCGCACCGTCACCGAGGGCGAGCAGCTCGCCCTGCGGGCCCGCAGCCGCGAGCTGTCCGCCGAGCTCGACCGGCTCACCGACGTCGTCCACCGCGACGAGGTCGCCCGCGCCGAGCAGCGCATGCGCATCGAGACCCTCGAGTCCCGCGCGGTCGAGGAGTGGGCCGTCCCGCTCGAGCAGCTCCAGGCCGACTACGGCCCCGAGGTCGCCGTCCTCACCTTCCTCGAGGACGGCAGCCCGGGGGAGCCGGTGCCCTACGACCGCACCGAGCAGGAGAAGCGCGCCGGCTCCGCCGAGCGGGCCCTCGCGCTGCTCGGCAAGGTCAACCCGCTCGCGCTGGAGGAGTACGCCGCGCTCGAGGAGCGGGCCGCCTTCCTCTCCACCCAGCTCGAGGACCTCAAGGCCACCCGCCGCGACCTGCTCACGGTCGTCAAGGACGTCGACGAGCGCATCCACGACGTCTTCCAGAGCGCCTACGAGGACACCGCCCGCGAGTTCGTCCACGTCTTCGCGACGCTGTTCCCCGGTGGCGAGGGCAAGCTCGTCCTCACCGACCCGGGCGACCTGCTCACCACCGGCATCGAGGTGATGGCCCGTCCCGCGGGCAAGAAGGTGTCGCGGCTGTCGCTGCTGTCGGGCGGCGAGCGGTCCCTGACCGCGATCGCGCTCCTGGTCGCGATCTTCCGCGCCCGCCCCTCGCCGTTCTACGTCATGGACGAGGTCGAGGCCGCCCTCGACGACCGCAACCTCGGTCGCCTGCTCGAGGCGCTCGAGGGCCTGCGCGAGTCCTCCCAGCTCATCGTCATCACCCACCAGAAGCGCACGATGGAGATCGCCGACGCGCTCTACGGCGTGACGATGCGCGGCGACGGCGTCTCGACGGTCGTGTCCCAGCGGCTCCGCGAGCGCGAACCGGCCTGA
- the mutM gene encoding bifunctional DNA-formamidopyrimidine glycosylase/DNA-(apurinic or apyrimidinic site) lyase has translation MPELPEVEVVRFGLERGVAGRTIASVDVHHPRAVRRHAAGERDFADLLAGRTVTAARRRGKYLWLPLDSGDALTGHLGMSGQLLVVPDDKPVEAHLRIRVRFADGGRELRFVDQRTFGGLQVVAGGAELPSTIAHIARDPLDPDFDDAAFVRRLRAKTTGIKRALLDQTLISGIGNIYADEALWRAGLHGGRATELVTTPKARELLAHARDVLTESLAQGGTSFDALYVSTEGVSGLFERSLHAYGREGEPCDRCGTPIRREAWMNRSSYSCPRCQPRPRYPR, from the coding sequence GTGCCCGAGCTGCCCGAGGTCGAGGTTGTCCGCTTCGGCCTGGAGCGCGGCGTCGCCGGCCGCACGATCGCCTCCGTCGACGTCCACCACCCGCGCGCGGTGCGCCGCCACGCCGCCGGCGAGCGCGACTTCGCCGACCTGCTCGCCGGCCGGACCGTCACTGCGGCGCGCCGCCGCGGGAAGTACCTCTGGCTGCCGCTCGACTCCGGCGACGCCCTCACCGGCCACCTCGGCATGAGCGGGCAGCTGCTCGTCGTACCCGACGACAAACCGGTCGAGGCCCACCTGCGGATCCGCGTCCGCTTCGCCGACGGCGGCCGCGAGCTGCGCTTCGTCGACCAGCGCACCTTCGGTGGGCTGCAGGTCGTGGCCGGTGGCGCGGAGCTCCCAAGCACGATCGCCCACATCGCGCGCGACCCGCTCGACCCGGACTTCGACGACGCGGCCTTCGTGCGGCGGCTGCGGGCGAAGACCACCGGCATCAAGCGCGCGCTGCTCGACCAGACCCTGATCAGCGGGATCGGCAACATCTACGCCGACGAGGCGCTGTGGCGCGCCGGCCTGCACGGCGGCCGTGCGACCGAGCTGGTCACGACGCCCAAGGCCCGCGAGCTGCTGGCCCATGCGCGCGACGTCCTGACCGAGTCGCTGGCTCAGGGCGGCACGTCCTTCGACGCGCTCTACGTCAGCACCGAGGGCGTGAGCGGGCTGTTCGAGCGGTCCCTGCACGCCTACGGCCGGGAGGGCGAGCCGTGCGACCGGTGCGGCACGCCGATCCGGCGCGAGGCGTGGATGAACCGCTCGTCGTACTCCTGCCCGCGGTGCCAGCCGCGTCCGCGCTACCCGCGCTGA
- the rpmF gene encoding 50S ribosomal protein L32: MAVPKRKMSRSNTRSRRAQWKTTAPTLTTCDRGHTTLPHTVCPECGRYDKRTVVAV; the protein is encoded by the coding sequence ATGGCCGTCCCGAAGCGCAAGATGTCGCGCAGCAACACCCGCTCGCGGCGTGCGCAGTGGAAGACCACTGCCCCGACCCTCACCACCTGCGACCGTGGCCACACCACGCTGCCGCACACCGTCTGCCCCGAGTGCGGTCGCTACGACAAGCGCACCGTCGTCGCGGTCTGA
- a CDS encoding acylphosphatase: protein MQPVRLTATVKGRVQGVGFRWWTRARALELGLSGAATNLEDGRVEVVAEGPRVACEALLAALRTGGTPGRVDFVGERWGDPRGETGFVER from the coding sequence ATGCAGCCCGTCCGCCTCACGGCGACCGTGAAGGGGCGCGTCCAGGGCGTCGGCTTCCGGTGGTGGACGCGGGCGCGGGCGCTCGAGCTGGGCCTGTCCGGGGCGGCGACCAACCTCGAGGACGGCCGGGTCGAGGTCGTCGCGGAGGGGCCGCGCGTGGCGTGCGAGGCACTGCTGGCGGCGCTGCGCACCGGGGGGACCCCGGGTCGCGTCGACTTCGTCGGGGAGCGCTGGGGAGACCCGCGCGGGGAGACCGGCTTCGTCGAGCGCTGA
- the rsmD gene encoding 16S rRNA (guanine(966)-N(2))-methyltransferase RsmD, which yields MTRIVAGQARGRRLAVPDGARPTGDRAREGLFSSLETLTDLEGARVLDLYAGTGALGLEALSRGAASVVLVDHDGGAAGVLRRNAEAVGLPGAEVVHAPVDRWLAGPAAAYGLFDVVFLDPPYAQAGLPLPVLRALLSADAVVVVERSARDAALEWPEGYEGLRSRRYGEAMIWIGALV from the coding sequence GTGACGCGGATCGTGGCCGGACAGGCCCGCGGCCGGCGGCTCGCCGTGCCCGACGGCGCGCGACCGACCGGTGACCGGGCCCGCGAGGGGCTGTTCTCGAGCCTCGAGACCCTCACCGACCTGGAGGGCGCACGGGTGCTCGACCTCTACGCCGGCACCGGTGCGCTCGGGCTCGAGGCGCTGTCGCGCGGTGCCGCCTCCGTCGTGCTCGTCGACCACGACGGCGGTGCGGCAGGGGTCCTGCGGCGCAACGCCGAGGCGGTGGGGCTGCCGGGCGCCGAGGTCGTGCACGCCCCTGTCGACCGCTGGCTCGCGGGACCGGCAGCGGCGTACGGCCTGTTCGACGTCGTCTTCCTGGACCCCCCCTACGCCCAGGCGGGGCTGCCGCTGCCGGTCCTGCGGGCGCTGCTGTCGGCCGATGCCGTCGTCGTCGTGGAGCGGTCCGCGCGCGACGCCGCACTGGAGTGGCCGGAGGGCTACGAGGGGCTGCGCTCCCGTCGCTATGGTGAGGCCATGATCTGGATCGGGGCCCTGGTGTGA
- a CDS encoding YceD family protein has protein sequence MPVTRKQQHRLDPRLPLVLDTRELGRRPGSMREVRFPAPAPEGLGLELITVPTGSDIDLDLRLESVMEGVLVSGTATVDLVGECGRCLETVSDTLTVDLQELYAYDESEVEEGEAARMEGDHLDLEPLLRDQVVLALPITPLCRQDCPGLCSECGERWETLPEDHAHGTADPRWAGLADLMKNDEEN, from the coding sequence ATGCCCGTGACCAGGAAGCAGCAGCACCGCCTCGACCCCCGCCTCCCCCTCGTGCTCGACACGCGCGAGCTGGGACGGCGGCCGGGATCGATGCGGGAGGTGCGGTTCCCTGCTCCCGCGCCCGAGGGCCTGGGGCTCGAGCTCATCACGGTGCCCACCGGAAGCGACATCGACCTGGACCTCAGGCTCGAGTCGGTCATGGAGGGCGTCTTGGTGAGCGGCACCGCCACCGTCGACCTGGTCGGGGAGTGCGGCCGCTGCCTGGAGACCGTGAGCGACACGCTCACGGTCGACCTGCAGGAGCTGTACGCCTACGACGAGTCGGAGGTGGAGGAGGGCGAGGCAGCGCGGATGGAGGGCGACCACCTCGACCTCGAGCCGCTGCTGCGTGACCAGGTGGTGCTCGCACTGCCCATCACACCGCTGTGCCGGCAGGACTGCCCAGGGCTCTGCTCCGAGTGCGGAGAGCGCTGGGAGACCCTGCCGGAGGACCACGCGCACGGCACCGCCGACCCCCGGTGGGCGGGCCTCGCAGACCTGATGAAGAACGACGAGGAGAACTGA
- the coaD gene encoding pantetheine-phosphate adenylyltransferase, protein MRRAVCPGSFDPITLGHLDVVERAAALYDEVTVAVLVNKKKSSLFTVEERIDLIREAVRPWPNVVVDSFHGLVVDYCRDRDIPVIVKGLRAVSDFDYELQMAQMNHGLAAVETMFMPTNPLYSFLSSSLVKEVATYGGDVSGLIPATVHAALTERLSETR, encoded by the coding sequence GTGAGGCGCGCAGTCTGCCCAGGGTCGTTCGACCCGATCACGCTGGGCCACCTCGACGTCGTCGAGCGCGCCGCGGCCCTCTACGACGAGGTCACCGTCGCGGTGCTCGTCAACAAGAAGAAGTCCTCGCTGTTCACTGTCGAGGAGCGCATCGACCTCATCCGCGAGGCCGTGCGGCCGTGGCCCAACGTCGTGGTCGACAGCTTCCACGGCCTGGTCGTCGACTACTGCCGTGACCGCGACATCCCGGTCATCGTCAAGGGGCTGCGGGCCGTCAGCGACTTCGACTACGAGCTGCAGATGGCGCAGATGAACCACGGGCTGGCCGCGGTCGAGACGATGTTCATGCCGACCAACCCGCTCTACTCGTTCCTGTCGAGCAGCCTGGTCAAGGAGGTCGCGACGTACGGTGGGGACGTCAGCGGGCTCATCCCCGCGACCGTGCACGCGGCCCTGACCGAGCGGCTCTCCGAGACGCGCTAG
- a CDS encoding acyl carrier protein, with protein MTHDMTHDEVLAVVQGAVATVLELDPASVTRDTSFREDLAADSLALVEIVEIVEETLTPRARAEFHIADEDLDGLTTVGEAVDYALARL; from the coding sequence ATGACTCACGACATGACCCACGACGAGGTGCTGGCCGTCGTGCAGGGCGCCGTCGCGACCGTGCTCGAGCTGGACCCCGCGTCGGTGACCCGCGACACGAGCTTCCGCGAGGACCTCGCCGCCGACTCGCTCGCCCTCGTCGAGATCGTCGAGATCGTCGAGGAGACCCTCACCCCGCGCGCCCGCGCCGAGTTCCACATCGCCGACGAGGACCTCGACGGACTCACGACCGTCGGCGAGGCCGTCGACTACGCGCTGGCCCGCCTGTGA
- the rnc gene encoding ribonuclease III gives MRKGPPYTVLEAALGTALEIGLLERALTHRSYAYEHGGLPTNERLEFLGDAVLGLVVTDALYLTHPDLPEGQLAKLRASVVNTRALADVARALGLGDWMRLGKGEEVTGGRDKASILADTMEAVIGAVYLERGLPGATAVVRRLFDPLMAAASQDDAALDWKTSLQELTASRSLGVPEYAISESGPDHAKSFMARAVIAGEPKGSGRGRSKKEAEQQAAEGAWRALTADPPAAPAASGD, from the coding sequence GTGAGGAAGGGCCCGCCCTACACCGTCCTCGAGGCGGCGCTCGGCACCGCGCTCGAGATCGGGTTGCTGGAGCGCGCCCTCACCCACCGCTCCTACGCCTACGAGCACGGCGGGCTGCCGACCAACGAGCGGCTGGAGTTCCTCGGCGACGCCGTCCTCGGTCTCGTCGTCACCGACGCGCTCTACCTCACCCACCCCGACCTGCCCGAGGGCCAGCTCGCCAAGCTGCGCGCCTCCGTCGTCAACACCCGCGCGCTCGCCGACGTCGCCCGCGCGCTGGGCCTCGGCGACTGGATGCGCCTCGGCAAGGGCGAGGAGGTCACCGGCGGCCGTGACAAGGCGTCGATCCTCGCCGACACCATGGAGGCCGTGATCGGGGCGGTCTACCTCGAGCGCGGGCTGCCGGGGGCGACAGCCGTCGTACGCCGGTTGTTCGACCCCCTGATGGCCGCCGCCTCGCAGGACGACGCCGCCCTCGACTGGAAGACCTCCCTGCAGGAGCTGACGGCGTCGCGGTCGCTGGGCGTCCCCGAGTACGCCATCAGCGAGAGCGGGCCCGACCACGCGAAGTCCTTCATGGCGCGGGCCGTCATCGCCGGCGAGCCCAAGGGCAGCGGTCGGGGACGAAGCAAGAAGGAGGCCGAGCAGCAGGCGGCCGAGGGGGCCTGGCGGGCGCTGACCGCCGATCCGCCGGCCGCGCCGGCCGCGTCGGGGGACTAG